In one window of Armatimonadota bacterium DNA:
- the pyk gene encoding pyruvate kinase — translation MMRRTRIVCTLGPATSSLRVQRALIKAGMNVARLNFSHGTHDEHAHYIASIRQLSEELGQPIGIMQDLSGPKLRVGEFADGQAHLRRGQTFTLTSRKAAGDGERVSLTFPDLAHYVRKGERIMLADGALELRVQRVSRGDIVCRVANSGVLGSHQGLNVPDTELPIPAVTDKDLDDLDFGIEHGVDWVAMSFVRSGDDLAPLRRRMRKRKCSIPIIAKIEKHEAVDALDEILEAADGLMVARGDLGVEMPLDRVPGIQKEIIRKCNVTGTPVITATQMLQSMMDSPRPTRAEVTDIANAILDGSDAVMLSGETAVGKYPVRAARMMARVAREAEELLDFEAIRREKTLVVSHNPTDAISESCVAMAHDLDAKAIICSTSSGYTARMISKNRPRTPIIAVTPYNETYQRLSLVWGVNPLLVEGSSDTDEMLARAQAAAKAHGYVKDGDLVVISAGVPVGVPGHTNLIKVQVVGE, via the coding sequence ATGATGAGAAGAACCCGGATCGTGTGCACCCTGGGCCCGGCGACGAGTTCCCTTCGTGTCCAGCGGGCGCTCATCAAAGCGGGCATGAACGTCGCGCGCCTGAATTTCTCCCACGGCACGCACGACGAGCACGCGCACTACATCGCGTCCATCCGCCAATTGTCGGAGGAGTTGGGGCAGCCCATCGGCATCATGCAGGACCTCAGCGGCCCGAAGCTGCGAGTCGGGGAGTTCGCCGACGGACAGGCGCACCTGCGGCGCGGGCAGACGTTCACGCTGACGTCCAGGAAAGCCGCGGGCGATGGCGAGCGCGTCTCTCTCACCTTCCCCGATCTCGCGCATTACGTCCGCAAAGGCGAACGGATCATGCTGGCGGACGGCGCCCTGGAACTGCGGGTGCAGCGGGTGAGCCGCGGCGATATCGTCTGCCGCGTGGCCAACAGCGGCGTACTGGGGTCGCATCAGGGCCTCAACGTGCCCGATACCGAGCTACCGATCCCGGCGGTCACTGACAAGGATTTGGATGACCTCGACTTCGGCATCGAGCACGGGGTGGATTGGGTGGCGATGTCGTTCGTGCGGTCGGGCGACGACCTGGCGCCGCTGCGGCGGCGAATGCGAAAGCGTAAGTGTTCGATTCCCATCATCGCCAAGATCGAAAAGCACGAGGCGGTGGACGCGCTGGACGAGATTCTGGAGGCGGCGGATGGATTGATGGTGGCGCGCGGCGACCTCGGGGTGGAGATGCCGCTCGACCGGGTGCCGGGAATCCAGAAGGAGATCATCCGCAAGTGCAACGTGACGGGCACGCCTGTGATAACCGCGACGCAGATGCTGCAGTCCATGATGGATAGCCCGCGCCCGACGCGCGCGGAAGTGACCGACATCGCCAACGCGATTCTCGACGGCAGCGACGCGGTGATGCTGTCGGGCGAGACGGCCGTCGGCAAGTACCCCGTGCGAGCGGCGAGGATGATGGCGCGCGTGGCGCGAGAGGCGGAGGAACTGCTCGATTTCGAGGCGATCCGGCGCGAGAAGACGCTCGTCGTGTCGCATAATCCGACGGACGCGATCAGCGAATCGTGCGTGGCGATGGCTCACGATCTCGACGCGAAGGCGATCATCTGCTCGACGAGTTCGGGGTACACGGCGCGGATGATCTCGAAAAACCGGCCGCGCACGCCGATTATCGCGGTGACGCCGTACAACGAGACGTATCAGCGGCTGAGCCTGGTGTGGGGCGTAAATCCTCTGCTGGTCGAGGGCAGCAGTGACACGGACGAGATGCTGGCGCGGGCGCAGGCGGCTGCAAAGGCGCACGGGTACGTGAAGGACGGCGACCTGGTGGTGATCAGCGCGGGGGTGCCGGTTGGTGTGCCCGGGCACACCAACCTGATCAAAGTGCAGGTGGTCGGGGAATGA
- a CDS encoding septum formation initiator family protein — MRALAVKLVRMLVAGAATGIAGIVVIYFCWRFLCPYAEEWRTRVEVAQLERQVQDLRQEHQRLQQQAKLLSTPEGVKVEARRLGLLKPGERSLRFMTRPEPRQTPAETEPPPAGAIARIRTWGRALFGRPDQPVPTDADAAPKPED; from the coding sequence GTGAGGGCTCTGGCCGTCAAGCTGGTAAGGATGCTGGTCGCGGGCGCGGCCACCGGAATCGCCGGGATTGTGGTCATCTACTTCTGCTGGCGATTCCTCTGCCCCTATGCCGAGGAATGGCGGACGAGGGTTGAGGTGGCGCAACTCGAACGGCAGGTCCAAGATCTGCGTCAGGAGCATCAACGGCTCCAGCAGCAAGCGAAGCTGCTGTCCACTCCAGAGGGCGTCAAGGTCGAGGCGCGCCGACTGGGCTTGCTTAAGCCCGGCGAGAGATCGCTGCGCTTCATGACCCGCCCCGAGCCGCGCCAGACACCAGCTGAGACCGAACCACCGCCCGCCGGGGCCATCGCGCGCATCCGAACCTGGGGGCGTGCCCTGTTCGGGCGACCGGATCAGCCGGTTCCGACAGACGCGGATGCCGCGCCGAAGCCAGAGGACTGA
- a CDS encoding protein-L-isoaspartate(D-aspartate) O-methyltransferase: MDDLTEARQRMVATQLRGRGISDERVLEAMSGVPRHRFVPSGGRFAYDDSPQPIGEGQTISQPYMVAVMTEALGLTGDEKVLEIGAGSGYQAAVLAELCRQVYSIERIPGLAERAKRVLAELGYHNVEVVMGDGTRGVPEHAPYDGIIVTAATPSLPPPWAEQLAEGGRIVAPVGDRWSQTLIIATKEHGHLKQHSGCGCVFVPLIGEYGFPGD; encoded by the coding sequence ATGGACGACCTGACCGAAGCGCGCCAGCGCATGGTGGCGACTCAGCTCCGCGGGCGCGGCATCTCCGACGAGCGCGTGCTCGAAGCGATGAGCGGAGTGCCGCGTCATCGCTTCGTCCCCAGCGGCGGACGCTTCGCCTACGACGACAGCCCCCAACCCATCGGCGAGGGGCAGACCATTTCCCAGCCCTACATGGTCGCGGTCATGACCGAGGCGCTGGGGCTGACCGGGGACGAGAAGGTGCTCGAGATCGGGGCCGGCTCCGGCTATCAGGCAGCGGTGCTGGCCGAGCTGTGCCGTCAGGTGTACTCCATCGAACGCATCCCAGGGTTGGCCGAGCGCGCGAAGCGCGTGCTCGCGGAACTCGGCTACCATAACGTCGAGGTCGTCATGGGCGACGGCACTCGTGGCGTGCCGGAGCATGCTCCCTACGACGGCATCATCGTCACCGCAGCAACGCCGAGCTTGCCGCCGCCGTGGGCGGAGCAGCTCGCGGAAGGCGGGCGCATCGTCGCGCCGGTCGGTGACCGCTGGTCGCAGACTCTCATTATCGCCACCAAGGAACACGGCCACCTGAAGCAGCACAGCGGCTGCGGGTGCGTGTTCGT
- a CDS encoding polysaccharide deacetylase family protein, whose translation MTPYLPVYDVEYLQDVEYSLRALASVVKVHRRMAIPATLCICGQLLDRAGPRYAELLRDDLFDIHSHTYTHMRLKRSNDCEPPVDLARARDELERTAALLEKHLGVTNPGLRTPGGFYRGLRGATDLLALLDELGVPFVSSDARGPMETIPSPLTEPYWYDEDGFPGLLELPAQDWHENVLKGHSPVPCTWPPILPWGYPSQAPKTPEEEFEVYRKSLHGVVEMDLTYYSPPMHPWSVYRFNPEARTVELILEEVGRLGMPVTTFSAVQRELRARREGT comes from the coding sequence GTGACGCCCTACTTGCCGGTTTACGACGTCGAGTACTTGCAGGATGTGGAGTATTCGCTGCGCGCGCTGGCGAGCGTGGTCAAGGTGCACCGGCGCATGGCGATACCGGCGACATTGTGCATCTGCGGGCAGCTATTGGATCGCGCGGGGCCGCGCTACGCGGAGCTGCTGCGCGATGACCTGTTCGACATTCACTCGCACACCTACACGCACATGCGGCTCAAGCGCAGCAATGACTGCGAGCCCCCGGTTGACCTGGCACGGGCGCGCGATGAGCTGGAGCGAACCGCGGCGCTGCTCGAGAAGCATCTCGGCGTCACCAATCCCGGACTGCGCACGCCGGGAGGGTTCTACCGAGGCCTGCGCGGGGCGACGGATCTGCTCGCCCTGCTCGACGAACTGGGTGTTCCCTTCGTCAGCTCCGACGCGCGCGGGCCGATGGAGACGATCCCGTCGCCGCTGACCGAGCCGTATTGGTACGACGAGGACGGCTTCCCGGGCCTGCTGGAGCTGCCTGCGCAGGACTGGCACGAGAACGTGCTGAAGGGGCACAGCCCGGTGCCGTGCACGTGGCCGCCAATCCTGCCGTGGGGCTACCCGAGCCAGGCGCCGAAAACGCCTGAGGAGGAATTCGAGGTGTACCGAAAGTCGCTCCACGGCGTGGTCGAGATGGACCTGACGTACTATTCCCCGCCGATGCACCCGTGGTCGGTCTATCGCTTCAACCCCGAGGCGCGCACGGTCGAGTTGATCCTGGAAGAAGTGGGGCGGCTCGGCATGCCCGTCACCACGTTCAGCGCCGTGCAGCGGGAACTGCGCGCCCGACGCGAGGGGACATGA